One window of Saccharomyces kudriavzevii IFO 1802 strain IFO1802 genome assembly, chromosome: 10 genomic DNA carries:
- the KCH1 gene encoding Kch1p (similar to Saccharomyces cerevisiae YJR054W and PRM6 (YML047C); ancestral locus Anc_1.495), producing MFNSDWKFSINSKTFDDLDVELFRNHKFKTVVGYIIGVVGWNGLKVALFVSDVYTCIKLLAFNSWSNNIIQPYISFKISKWLFSGCILASIVLLIWEAIVGIRIYRTGNISLTYVNNFSRNINSVLDYSKFCVYNMIERKGFRQKVTFFTFFQLKDCIRLIFTDTPRQVINGLTLWSVLVTVNKNEDLGDLESFSGLITKIKNIGQTNHEEAVILSLMLFSFIVWALFVFKFFLAIICSIFVYYKIINDQQYSGLREYICVTVSENVDELVERQRKKENDNTIYKTSLLESRTFNDFNELESRIELPFNETSYASNNDSTIELIERKPECKSQNEYGFAPAMEKTETTESFVDNGNAQHATRFSAILDTPYFSTYDSNNMKEVKVPNRNFINAQKYEDLNSLGGISQKSSTRSLKCTASTAFCESSDSIPNTMKGSQKFSSGIIRPKPPPLNTSGLVDSKAASEDNRRIYTPMKAYFREIDLPRKGLLEDEDGAYYHT from the coding sequence ATGTTTAACAGCGACTGGAAGTTTTCCATTAATTCAAAGACTTTTGACGATCTCGACGTTGAACTATTTCGAAACCACAAGTTCAAAACGGTGGTGGGCTACATAATAGGTGTTGTCGGGTGGAATGGACTGAAAGTGGCTCTTTTCGTATCGGATGTTTACACATGTATTAAATTACTGGCGTTTAACTCTTGGTCAAACAATATCATCCAGCCATAcatatctttcaaaatatccaaATGGTTGTTTAGCGGTTGCATTTTAGCATCTATCGTGCTATTGATATGGGAAGCCATTGTGGGAATAAGGATCTACAGGACAGGAAATATTTCATTGACATACGttaacaatttttccagaaaCATTAATTCAGTGCTTGACTATTCTAAATTCTGCGTTTATAATATGATTGAGCGTAAGGGTTTTCGACAAAAAGTGACATTTTTTAcgttttttcaattgaagGACTGTATCAGGTTAATTTTCACAGATACTCCAAGACAAGTCATCAACGGCCTTACGCTATGGTCAGTGCTCGTAACTGTCAATAAGAACGAAGACCTAGGCGACCTGGAATCTTTTAGTGGCTTAATcacaaaaataaagaatattGGACAGACCAATCATGAAGAAGCAGTGATATTGTCGCTGATGCTATTTTCGTTTATTGTTTGGGCATTATTTGtgttcaaatttttccttgCTATCATTTGCTcgatttttgtttattataAGATAATCAATGATCAACAATACAGTGGGTTACGTGAGTATATTTGTGTCACCGTTAGTGAAAATGTTGATGAACTTGTTgaaagacaaagaaaaaaagaaaatgacaatACGATTTATAAGACAAGCCTTCTCGAATCTCGGACCTTTAATGATTTCAACGAACTGGAAAGTAGAATCGAGCTACCATTTAATGAGACGTCATATGCCTCCAATAACGATTCTACGATCGAACTAATAGAAAGGAAGCCCGAATGTAAAAGTCAAAATGAGTACGGTTTTGCTCCGGCAATGGAGAAAACGGAAACGACGGAATCGTTTGTCGATAATGGCAATGCGCAACACGCCACTAGATTCTCCGCAATCTTAGACACACCATATTTCAGTACTTATGACAGTAATAATATGAAAGAGGTAAAGGTACCAAACAGAAACTTTATAAATGCTCAAAAATACGAGGATTTGAATTCTCTTGGTGGCATCAGTCAAAAATCTTCCACCAGGTCTTTGAAATGTACAGCCTCTACCGCGTTCTGCGAGTCATCAGATTCAATACCGAATACAATGAAAGGTTCCCAAAAGTTCAGTAGTGGCATCATTAGACCCAAGCCACCTCCCTTAAACACAAGTGGACTAGTAGATTCAAAAGCTGCTTCAGAGGATAATCGAAGGATTTATACTCCGATGAAAGCATACTTCAGGGAAATTGACCTTCCGAGGAAGGGTTTActagaagatgaagatggtgCATATTACCACACGTAA
- the HIT1 gene encoding Hit1p (similar to Saccharomyces cerevisiae HIT1 (YJR055W); ancestral locus Anc_1.499), translated as MAPVIVECGICHEADGKYKCPKCGVRYCSLKCYKDDGKHVHKEVDELKVGAEPTLMAANNKSSPVNSIPIIKNSLKKETFNDMYQNSAQLQELLTYNTVKFHLAKVYKILSSSVSDGSSGTMNSDLQRELAVNYLNTLRYGGIHYNEAIEEFCQILLDKLSEVKE; from the coding sequence ATGGCACCGGTTATAGTTGAATGTGGTATATGCCACGAGGCTGATGGTAAATATAAATGTCCCAAGTGTGGTGTACGATACTGTTCCTTAAAATGTTACAAAGATGATGGAAAGCACGTCCATAAGGAAGTTGACGAACTCAAGGTTGGAGCAGAACCTACTTTGATGGCCGCTAACAACAAGAGCTCTCCAGTAAACAGCATCCCCATTATAAAAAATAgcttaaaaaaagaaactttcAATGACATGTATCAAAACAGTGCCCAGTTACAGGAACTATTGACTTACAATACAGTGAAATTTCATCTAGCGAAGGTTTACAAAATATTGTCTAGTAGCGTCAGCGATGGAAGTTCCGGAACAATGAATAGTGACCTGCAAAGAGAGTTGGCTGTAAATTATCTAAATACGTTACGCTATGGTGGTATACACTATAATGAAGCCATCGAAGAGTTTTGTCAGATACTATTAGACAAATTGAGTGAAGtcaaagaataa
- the SKDI10G2580 gene encoding uncharacterized protein (similar to Saccharomyces cerevisiae YJR056C; ancestral locus Anc_1.502): protein MEQMHSLESSLPPEQPPTKQAIDNLNLELSQEFKLAANAVTRLYRVANEKNSLTKHQGYLTCLDDILYALDSNMTSDELRAWCYKQRSDILSNSQDKSSNPVKEKERKPNKFSENHQCESETHKELSKRNGEVMYNFNFNESNGNISNISGNVTPKFRLSMPPISVEHPARNSNRIKSWKIRTNNHGRGDYKNSNNIIALENERERDNLHQEKKLKLDSDSEADITDLHQCMDVE, encoded by the coding sequence ATGGAACAAATGCATTCTCTAGAATCCAGTTTACCTCCAGAACAACCTCCCACGAAGCAAGCTATTGACAATCTCAATTTGGAACTTTCTCAAGAGTTCAAGCTTGCCGCCAATGCAGTAACAAGACTTTACAGAGTGGCCAATGAGAAAAACTCTTTAACCAAACATCAAGGTTACCTCACCTGTTTAGATGACATATTGTATGCATTGGACTCAAATATGACCAGTGATGAGTTACGGGCATGGTGTTATAAACAAAGAAGCGATATTTTGTCAAACTCGCAGGATAAATCTTCGAATCcggtgaaagaaaaggaaagaaagcCCAATAAGTTTAGCGAGAATCATCAATGCGAATCGGAGACTCATAAAGAACTTTCTAAAAGAAATGGAGAGGTCATGTATAATTTTAATTTTAATGAATCAAATGGgaatatttcaaatatcAGCGGAAATGTGACACCTAAATTTAGACTCTCCATGCCGCCTATAAGTGTCGAGCATCCAGCTAGGAACTCAAACCGTATAAAGTCTTGGAAGATACGAACAAATAATCACGGAAGAGGGGATTAtaaaaattcaaacaaCATCATCGCTCTTGAAAACGAGCGTGAACGTGATAATTTGCAccaggaaaagaaactaaaaCTAGATTCCGACTCAGAAGCAGACATAACAGATCTCCACCAGTGCATGGACGTAGAATAA